From the genome of Triticum aestivum cultivar Chinese Spring chromosome 1A, IWGSC CS RefSeq v2.1, whole genome shotgun sequence:
ccatggtgcaggaaccggacgtggggctcgtttggagcttttggaggattcaccatcatcatcaccgccttctgatgggcacgttgatcgccctatgttgcatggcatcgatttgcgtgcccatgcatggtcacccgaagagcccgtcgcgccgagcatctccactgctcggtccgttacgccagcgaccgccgagtctccagcggctcggccctcttcgccagcggccgccgagtcttcagcggctcggcttgtcacgccgtcttcgcccgcggctcggcccgtcacgccgtcttcgcctgcagcTCGGGTCCACGACGctgtcctcacgtcgccttcatccgcggatcggcccgcgacatcggccgcgccacggcccactatgccgggctcgccatcggcccggtctgtgacgccgacgtcgccagctgcttcgtctgctctgccggtttcgccggtgggccgaccttcttcgccgaccgagcccgaggctactgtgtctggctcctcgtcaccggctgactcgtcaacgtcgccgtcctccaggccgttgcaggctgctccgtcgacctcggtggttcctgtgtcccgaccacatacacgcagtcgcagtggcattttcaaacctaaggaacgtaaggatggtacggttgcttggttggctgcttgtttggctgctgctgttgcggatccatcttctgagcctcgctcatatcaggctgccccgcgcattccacattggcgagaggctatggagcaggagtttcatgctctccttcgtaacaagacatggactctcatTCCTCCCCCACCACGGGTAAatattattgactcaaaatgggtattcaaagtgaagaagcattcggatggatctattgagcgttacaaagcgcgacttgttgctcgcggttttcggcagcgccatggtcttgactatgaggacaccttcagtcctgtcgtcaagcctaccactattcggcttcttctctccattgctgtttctcgtggttggtcacttcgtcaacttgatgtgcagaatgcttttctacatggttttttggaggaagaggtttatatgaaacagccacctggtttctctgatcctgatcgtcctgactatatctgtcgtctctccaaagcactatatggtttgaagcaagctcctcgtgcctggcatgcccgccttgcctctgcccttcgtgctcatgggtttgtgccgtccactgctgacacttcattatttcttctacagaagccagaagtcactatgtatcttttggtatatgtcgatgatattatccttgtcagctcttctcagtatgctgctgatgctcttgtctgctctcttggtgctgattttgcggtcaaagatcttgggaagcttcactactttcttggagttgaggtcacttctcgtgctactggtcttgtccttacgcagaagaagtactccttggagttgttacaaagagcgggcatgctgaagtgcaaaccgaccaccacacccatgtcgtctactgacaagataacagctgttgatggtgagcttttgtctcctgcggatgccacaaagtacaggagcattgttggtggacttcagtacttgacgatcacgagaccagatatctcttatgctgttaacagggtttgtcagtatcttcaggctcccagagatactcattgggctgctgttaaacacattcttcgttatgttcagttcaccctgacatttggtatgcatattcgaccgacttcctctcgggtcctttcggccttctctgatgcagattgggctggtagcccagatgacaggcgatccacggggggttatgcagtattctttggccctaatttgatcgcctggagtgctcggaaacaggctactgtgtcacgtagcagtactgaagctgagtacaaggctgtggctaatgctactgcagagattatttgggtgcagtctttgcttcaggagttgggtttgtctcaaccacagcctcctattctttggtgtgataacatcggtgctacatacctttctgcaaatccagtatttcatgcccgaacgaaacacattgaagtttactatcactttgtacgggaacgtgtatcacagaagcaactccagatcaagtttatctcatctaaggatcaacttgcagacatcttcactaagcctttaccactgccacagtttgaggctggTAGGCgtaatcttacccttctcagttctttagaaagtggctaagattgagggagggtgttagactatgtatagcttctgtacatATGTACGTATTGTAAtagaaccattatatataatgagataagccacccctagagggttgtgctggttcccaaaacttattgtcttacactgACGCACTGCGGCCGGAACTCGCTCATCGAAGGGCTTCTGTTCGGGCACCCTCTCATCATGCTGCCCATCTTCAGGGACCAGGGCCCGAATGCCCGCCAAATGGAGGCGAAGAAGGTAGGGTTGCAGGTGGCGAGGGACGACGACGACGGGTCGTTCGGCCGCCATGGCGTTGCGGCCGCGGTCCGGACCGTCATGCTGGATGGAGAAGCCAGGAGGGGATTTGTGGCGGGTGCCCtcaagatgcaggcgatcgtggCCGACAAGGAACGCCATGAGAGATACATCGACGAATTTGTTCAACAACTCAGATCGTATCTGCCAACTGACGATCTCACTACTGCCACCCCCAACTCCAGCTGAGACTGAGAGAGCCTGCACGAATAAGATGTGAGTACGCCAGGATTAGGTGCCTCCGAAATTGTGTTGAATATTTCTCGGGTGCGTCGACGAGTTGTCCATAACAGTACAATTAGGGCATCTGACCCGGTAACCCTCCATCCGGACGTGTTTGTCATTCAACGTTGTCATGCATCGATCCGTTTCGCAGTCTGGACAACCTTTTTCCTAAGGTGACGGGTGTCCGGTTTGTTGCCACTCCCGTGTCTGACTAATTTGCCTTATCAAAATACTTTTTTTGCATCTACACATGTTTCCGTCCGAAAAGGTCAATGCCTTTCCAGAGCACTAGTGTCGCATTCTTGTTGGCTCAGAACAACGCGACCTTCCATAGCGCCCCGACATTGAAACGGTACGCTGGCCAAGAGTGCCGCCCTCGCCGCTTCCCCGCACATGCGGCTGCCCAATGTTCGAACAACAGCTTGTCTGTCCGCCTACCGGCATTAAACATGTGTGCGATTGCCGATGAACGGTGAGTCGGTGCCACCCATCTGTTCGTATGCAGCCCATCACTAATCACGTCACCAGTTGCTCTGCCATCCTCCCGCTATATAAACCACGGACCCAGCCATAACCGCATTTATCATCCTCCACTTCCTTCATCCTCTCTGCACAACGCCCGTCATAGCCTCCTCGAGCTCCAAATCAAAGCTGTCTGGGACAACCTCTCGTCCAAGCAGAAATAGGAGATCGCCGCCATTGCAAGCCGACATGCAAGCGGAAGCGCGTTGCAGACATCCCAATGGAGGACGCGACCAAGGACGAGTCGGCGCCACCCCCCTCGCCGGTCACTGTCGGCATCACCATGGGCGAGGCCGTGCTCACTATGTGGACATGGTGCTAGAGGAGCAGGAGGCAGTGTTCTGGTAGGCGCAAGCCGACCAGGTCTACAACCTCCGCCTCCACGATGAGCACCGATACAGAGGAGTTACACAAGGCCGACATAGCCATTGCGCCGGACAATGACTTGCCTGAGCAGGAGGCACTGCTCAAGTCCTATCGCTCCGCCAGCGAGATCCGCCGCAACCGCTGGCGGTACCGCTAACTTCAGGCGGAGTTAGAAGCCGTATACATGGGGTTCGGCGAGGCGGCGGATGAGGTGTTCGACAAGAGTGAGGACGAAGACAAGCAAGCCAGCTCGGCTGCGCCCCGCCGCCATGACCACGAAGTCGGCGCATCCGTAAGCACtgtcggcagcgaggaagagtagcaCATGGGAGGTCGCCGACGCTTGTATCTCATGAAAGCCATCGCTCCTCCCCTCCCgttgaagccaagcttggtgggctcaACATTGTCGGTCGATTACTGCCAAGCGACTAATGCGGTTAGCTTTGGATGGCCAGCTCCCGCATTCGTGCCTGTGGACCGGCCTCCCTGTCCGTCGAGAAATGCGGTGTCTGGTTTGGGATCGGCGTCGGAGAGGCCCTTAGATGCATCAAAGCACACAATCAATATCAACATCAACACATACACAAATAACAAACCAACAAATAGCAAAGTCCTATTTAACCAAAGCTATGTGTAAACGAGAGAGAAAACAAGAAAAAATGACCAAATCTGCGATTGAAATCTATGCGATAACCAGATGCGCATCAATCATCTTATGACATTACACGGACGACAAACTTCTTCCACATCAACGCCTTGAGGAAGGCGGCATCACCGGATCCAACCACTCAATGCGAAAAACTAGATTTTCACCACAAAAACCCAATACAAGCATATCCGATCAACGCCTTGAATAAGGTAACGACAAAAAAAAAACATCAACATTGCAGGAGCTTGAGACCTAAGCTTTCACGAAGGAGCTCGAGACCACGATGTTTgatatcattaaagcttctctcgTACTTAATTTTCTGCCAATAAAAAGAAGCGGCAGAATTGAATGCACTTTGCATTACCTTCTATTAATTTCTTTTGACTTAATTAGATAAAAAAGCTTAAATATACACATTGTAAGATCCCTGATACAAGTACAACTAAAGAATCCTGATAAAGTTGACTTCATCAGTTCAACACGTAAACGATGTCATTCGCAGCATCACTGCAAAACATTGGCTATGTACCTCGAACGAGATTGCCGGGATGGGCGCGCGGATGGCAATGAAGCTAAGTTTATTTATTGGAAAACCCCTAGAAGGAGAGTGGCGACTGCGTCAAAGTCGTGGATCATTTTCACGTCGTCACAATCACAACTCACAAGCAGTTTCTCTGAGGATCAAAAGAAAATCGCAACGCACTTGAATACGCGCGCGCGCGCACGAGTCGGTCCAATGCTTCCAAGGGATCGAGCAGCACTGTGATTGGCCAACGTACTACGTGTTCTAAGTGAGCCGTGCGTGTATGCATGCATGCAAGACGCGTCGGACGCGGATCAGAAGCAGCCGTCCATGCTCATGTCCGAGTCGGCGATGATCTCGCCCACGCCCTCGCCGAGGCCCATCATCATCCCGCCGACCGCCGCGCCGAGGAGCCCCATCCCGAACCCGGAGCCCATCCCGACGCCTCCGTCTTGCCTGGCCGCCGCGGCGGACGGCGCGCCGTACCCGTAGGGAGCGGCCGCGGCGGGGCCGTAGCCGTACGACGCCCCCGCGTACCCGTACGGTGGATTGTAGCCGTACGGCGGCACGGCGTGCTGCTGGTGGTGGTACGGCGGGTACGCGGTCACCGGGTCGGCGCCGGCCTTGGCCGCCGCGTTCGTCTGCATGTACTGCGcgtcgcccggcgccgccgccgtggGGGCAGGCGCGTCGGAGAGGCTGTAGGAGATGTGGAGCACGCCGCGCTTCCGGCCGCTCATCGGGCTGCGCACCTGGTAGCTGAGGTGCCGATGCTCGCCGGCGGGCGGCGCCACGGCGACGAGGTCCTGCACTGGCACCACCACCTCGCCGACGTCGCGGTCACCGAAGGAGCGGTCGGCGCGGAGGAGCACGTGCAGCGCCAGCCCCCGCGGGTCGGCGGCGGTCGGGATGGGGAACCGCAGCGGCGCGTGCCACATGGGGTTCCGGCCGCCGTGCCGGTCCGAGTGCGTCCTGTGCGTCGGCGTCCTTGGGTCGCCGCCGGAGATGGACACCACCGCGTACACGCGCATCTTGGAGAACATCGTCACCTTCTTCAGGTCCTTGGCCGAGATCAGCGTCACCTCCAGCACCCGGTACGCCATGATCGCGCCGCTCGCTCGCAGGAGCCCGTTGTGATCGCTCGGTCGATATGTCGGTGTGTGATCGGGAGACGATGATTTGTGGAAGACGATGGACGGATGGAGGAGCAAGCTATGATGATTTTCAATGGTAAGTAGATCTTGGAGGCTACGAATGATCCAAGGGAGATGGCTAGTGACGGTTTGGGTCGTAAGGTTGCAATGTTTGGTCTGGTGGTTAGTTTAGTGGGTAATTTTGTGCAAAAGTTTTAGGTCTTTTTGCTGGAAGACCTAATAATAGCATGGGTTGTGTTAATTTAAGCTTTTGCTGATTGTGTGGTGACCCGTTCATGTCGGTAGCTTAACAACAATGGTATTTTTGGTCCAAGTTTTTTTAAGGAACACCATCAtggctattttattttattttttttgcgcgaaaacttccaatctattcatcttcaatcatgacagtacaacgaacaccagaaataagaattacatccagatccgtaaacgacctagcgacaactacaagcactgaagcgagccgaaggcgcgccgccgtcatcgccgaagctgagcacaacttgttgtagtagacagtcgggaagtcgtcgtgctaaggccccataggaccagcacctcagaacagcaaccgccgctgatgaaaaataacgtagatcggaagtaTCTAAACCGAAGACACACGAATGTAGACGAACAAaaacgagatccgagcaaatccaccaaagatagatctgctgAAGACACACCTCCACGCGCCCACCAATGATGCTAGATGCACCGCCTAAACGGGGGCTAGgaggggagacctttattccatcttcaggagccgccaccgtctcaccttcctgagtaggacacaaaccctaacaagattaaAAAAACGACAAAAAacagagccctcccgccggcccttgccaggatccaccgcgcctccatggccctaggcccaccggagacgaggcggacctgcgccggagccggcgagaggcacaaaccctaactttctttcttagaggaggaggaggaggcggaaccCTGGCTCTAGATACGTATCATGGCTACTTTATTGACCTCAAATAACACTTAGAGAGTTAAAAATAAAATCAGGATGTCCATCCATCCAGTTACAAGAAATCGTACTCTCAAAACAAAATCTAGCAATCTCTTGAGCGGTATGATTTTTGCTTCACGTAAACAATGTTTAAAATGAACGTTTCCAATCTCCACAAATAGATCCATACAATTCGCATATATTGCCGCAGCTTCTGTCCATCAATAGTTTGTTCATGTGGGTGCATTAACAACTTTCAAGGAGTTTGATTCTGCAATGATCTGGTGCAAACCGAGCGAATGCTGCCAAACTAAAACCATGTTTCATAGCTCTCCAGGTTGTGATGGGAGGAAAAGTATCACCATGAGTTGCATGTCTGCAAACCCACCATAAATACAACAAGAGGTGGCAATTCCCTCGGCAACACCCACTTGCTGAAGATGGGTGTGACTATCTCACATCTAAGTTGTGACATCAGCCAGTGCTCTTCATAGGAATCAAACTCGGCACCTGGCACTGAGGAACGCCAGCTCCTAACACTCCAGCTGATGACTGCTATTGACCTATTGTCATTTACAAAGCAATAAATTTAAATAACGTAATACAACATCAATATTAGAAGAcatttttgatttttgaaaaaaaatctcatTTTTTGCAAATTGTGAACAAATTAAAAATGTTGATTATATTTGAAAACCCAAGTAATTTaaatttttggagaatttttaattccaaacattttttgaaaaataagaACAAAATTTTGTATTCCAAACAATTTCTTCACAaataaaatttgaaaacatgaacaatttttgaaaaacccCAAACAGTTTCTAAAGTGTGGACACATTTGAAAATTCCGAACAGTTTTTGAAAAACACGAATAAATTTAATAGTGCACGTCCCACAACGACCGTCCCGTGCGGCGGGCTCGTGCGCGCTATGACTCTGGCGCGTCGCTATCAAACAACAGtaggacacagtgaagacaaatacaGAACGCTACAATATCTTTACATTCTGGCGATGCACTCTTTTGCTATAGTTGCCATGAATGCGTGTGCTTCGCAGCACTACAGTACCTTGCATGTTGGTGTAATGGGACTAGTGCATGCATCGAGTGATTAAAGTACTGACCTGTTAGCTACTCGACGGTGGGGCATTGCtaaatcatttaaaaaaaatcatggatttaaaaaaataaagaaggaaaaaaatgttaatcatgtatgtCAAAAAGTTAAACATGTATATACAATATGTTtttaatgtatacaaaaaatgttaaatgtgtattgcAACACCCGCAAAAAAAGAATGTGTATTACAAAAGTTCACATGTGTTGAAAAAAAGGAACCGATGAAAATCgacaaaagaacaaagaaaaatgaagaaacCCAATAAAAcccaaaaaaggaaaaccaaagaaaacaaaaaaaaagaaaatgaaaactgaaGAAAACCTATGAAAAAGAATGGAACAATGAAAACCaagaaataaataaaggaaaacaaAAAACCCGATAAAAATCAAGAAAGAAACAATGAAACCCGAAAAAAAACAAAGGAACCAACGCAAAAAATGGAAGCGGTAAAGcccaagaaagaaaaaaaggaaaccaagaaagaaacaaagaaaaggaGAATAAAAGAACAACCAGTGAAAACTAAAAAAGTAAACAAATATAACAATTAAGTTATAATAATAATTAAAGAAATCATATATTGAAAACATTTGTTACAAATTGAAcaaaaataaattaaaaagaaaaataaaaggtcGAGCCCTAGTTGAGAGAAGGTGGGATTGTAATTGGGAGAAAAAATGGCCAAGCCCTAGTTACGAGTTGAGCGTGAgattgcaactaggacaaaaaaaggccggaccccagttgcgagtcaagagtGGACATGCAACTGGAAGAAAAATTCCGAGGGCCTAGTTGCGGGTCGACGATTGACTTGCAACTTGGAAAAAAAACTGGTTCAATTGCGAGTCAATGGTGGAACTGCAACTAGGGCAAAACAAACCTTAgggcctagttgcgagtcgagggtggacttgcaactagaaaAAAAAGAGTTTGGTCCAGTTGCGAGTcgacggtggacttgcaactaggacaaaacaATTCTCAGGGCCCAATTGTGAGTAGAGGATGACTTGCAACTAGGGAAAAAGGTTTGGttcagttgcgagtcgatggtggacttgcaactgagacaaaagAAGTTtgggccctagttgcgagtcgagtgtaggattgcaactgagacaaaaaaggtctggccccagttgcgagtcgagtgtggacttgcaactggaaaAAAACATCGTGCCCCAGTTGGGTGCCGAGGGTGGATTTGCAATTGTGACAAAGAAAGACCGGgctccagttgcgagtcgaggatgaACTTGCAACTGGGACTAAAATATGTTGGGCTGTAGTTGCGAGTCGTGGGTGGACTTGTAACTGGAACAAAAAAAAGTTACGGACCCCAGTTGCTAGTTGAGGGTGGACTTACAaatgacacacacacacaaaatggtGAGGTCTAGGTTGCGAGTTAATGGTGTGATTTCAACTAGGACAAAAAGAATGATTGGACCCCAGTTACAAGTtgagagtggacttgcaactgaaaCAAAAAACCCTTGTTTGGTGGTGGATAGTCAACTAAGAGCGATGAGGAAAATTCATGGGTttttagaaaataaaaaataaaaaatggaaaagagaaaaaaataaaaataagaaatgaaTGAATTGAAAAACTTTACAAATTTGAACCACACAAATGAAAAAAGAAAgcaaaaggtaaaaagaaaataagaaaataagaTTGGTTCGGTTGCGAGTCCATGGTGGAATTGCAAATAGGACAAAAATTTGTCAcggcccagttgcgagtcgagggtggacttacaactagaaaaaaagtttggttCAGTTGCGAGTCGACGGTGGACTTgcacctgctacttcttgagcttgtattgatttttcccttgaagaggaaaggatgatgcagcaaagtagagataagtatttcccttagttaataaccaaggtatcaatccagtaggaggcacaagcaagtccccaatatatgcacctgcacaaattaacaaacacttgcactccccgcgaaaaaggggttgtcaattcctccacggtcacttgcaagagtgagatctaatagagatagatataaaagataagtaaaaggcaaaataaagtaaatataaataaattgcagcaagttatttttgggtttttggttttatagatatgaaaatacatgatggaaaatagacccgggggggcataggtttcactagaggcttctctcttgaagaaagcatacggtgggtaaacaaattactgttgagcaattgatagaaagcgcaAATTTATGGCGAtatttaaggcaatgatcatgaatataggcatcatgtccgtgacaagtagatcgaaacaattttgtatttactactattactccacacatcgaccgctatccagcatgcatttagagtattaagttcataagaacggagtaacgccttaagcaagatgacatgatgtagagggatagatccaatcaatatggtaaaacccccatctttttatccttaatggaaacaatacaatatgtgccttgttacccctactgtcactgggtgaggacaccacaagattgaacccatcacaaagcacctctcccattgcaagaaaaaccaatctagtaggtcaaaccaaatcgatagatcagagagaaatacaaatctatcttaatcatgcataaaaaagtgcaaaaaagactcaaataatattcatagataatctaatcataaatccacaattcatcggatctcaacaaacgtaccgcaaaagaagattacatcgaatagatctccaagaacatcgaggagaacattgtattgaagatcaaagagattgaagaatccatctagctactagctatggaccctgaggtccatggtaaactactcacgcattatcgaaagggcagcaaggttggtgtagaggccctccatgatcgaatccccctctggtggagtgccggaaaaggccccaagaggggatctcacgagaacagaagcttgcggtggcggaaaagtatttttggtgtgccctttgATGTAAAGGAAATATTTGGGAATTATAGTGCTGGAGTTAGGGttaggagagccacgaggggctcacaagcctagggggcgcccccttgtgacgtgcccctagggcttgtggcctcctcgtgggtcttgtggcctcctcccgaagcttcataggtgtcttgttgtccaagaaaaatcatcaaaaagtttccttccgtttggtattgattttctgtaaaagaccaaaacaaggaaaaacaaaaactggcactgggcactaggttaatagtaAACCCGGGCAAACGTCGGGCCAGGCCTGGTTTCGGgtcgggcttgtaaaagcccgaccttcattttttaagcccgagcccggcccgaagcctgaaatactccctgttttcaagcccgagcccggcccgaaagcCCGGCCCAAATGCTGTTTTTTAGTACGTGCACGTGCAAGCCCGGCCCAAAGCCCGGCCCGAAATACAGAAAAATGAAGCCTgagcccggcccgaactatcttTCATGCTGCAAAACAAAGCACGAGCCTGGCCCGGCCCAAcccgggtttttcgggccgggctcgggtcgggtcgtcgggccgggctgcccatgcccgggtttagttaataggttagtcccaaaaataatataaaataacatattaatgcatataaaacatccaaaacagataatttaatagcatggaacgataaaaaattatagatacgttggagacgtatcaagcatccccaagcttaattcctgctcgtcctcgagtaggtaaatgataaaacagaatttttgatgtggactgccagctaacatatttatcaatgcaattcttcttattgtggcatgaatg
Proteins encoded in this window:
- the LOC123103644 gene encoding protein SRC2-like codes for the protein MAYRVLEVTLISAKDLKKVTMFSKMRVYAVVSISGGDPRTPTHRTHSDRHGGRNPMWHAPLRFPIPTAADPRGLALHVLLRADRSFGDRDVGEVVVPVQDLVAVAPPAGEHRHLSYQVRSPMSGRKRGVLHISYSLSDAPAPTAAAPGDAQYMQTNAAAKAGADPVTAYPPYHHQQHAVPPYGYNPPYGYAGASYGYGPAAAAPYGYGAPSAAAARQDGGVGMGSGFGMGLLGAAVGGMMMGLGEGVGEIIADSDMSMDGCF